Proteins found in one Aspergillus chevalieri M1 DNA, chromosome 2, nearly complete sequence genomic segment:
- a CDS encoding MFS transporter (COG:G;~EggNog:ENOG410PFTW;~InterPro:IPR020846,IPR011701,IPR036259;~PFAM:PF07690;~TransMembrane:12 (i149-169o189-209i216-234o240-263i275-297o309-326i382-401o421-440i461-483o489-508i515-532o552-577i);~go_function: GO:0022857 - transmembrane transporter activity [Evidence IEA];~go_process: GO:0055085 - transmembrane transport [Evidence IEA]), producing the protein MDPLSRDLEKAEIEASHPSQSLNHHHENRSSASVASSGLSASDSSSISSSRSGFHDDDDYISRIQTAQTQRSTALERHPTAISRIATQRSQHSATVGALKSRPSKKPLPEFGAGKPYPPPLPSKEEYVVEFSGPDDPLHPQNWSTKKKIATAVMLAWTTFNATFTSSIYSTANSVVSSKFGVSTEVGTLALSLYVLGFACGPTLFSPLSELQGRKLPILIGMFGFTVFQFAVATAENLQTVIICRFFGGFFGSCPIAVVAAVFSDIFDNRNRGLAITVFTMTVFTAPLFAPFIGGFIVESYLGWRWTEYLTGIMGASAFVLDLFFLEETYPPVVLVKKASDLRRRTKNWGIHAKQEEIEVDLLELIQKNFSRPVRILFTEPILLLLSIYMAFLYGLLYLFMTAYPIVFQQIHGFNKGVGGLTYFGMIIGEFLGGFFIILLQPWYNKKLDSNNGIPIPEWRLPPAILGGVSFSGGLFWFGWSGYRADIHWAIPAVSGLLTGFGLLCIFLQCMNYIIDAYLVFAASALAANSILRSTAGAGFPLFATYMFNGLGVNWTGTLLGCVAAVLMPIPLLFYLYGHKIRAKSTFSTDYIAAVQAHNDEAAD; encoded by the exons ATGGATCCGTTGTCACGGGACCTGGAGAAAGCCGAGATTGAAGCCTCCCATCCGTCTCAGTCTCTGAATCACCATCATGAGAATCGATCTTCCGCTTCCGTTGCATCCTCTGGCTTGTCTGCTTCTGACAGCTCGTCTATTTCTTCTTCACGCTCCGGATTccatgatgacgatgactaCATATCGCGCATCCAGACCGCGCAGACCCAACGCAGTACGGCCTTAGAGCGTCATCCTACCGCCATCAGTCGCATTGCTACCCAGCGGAGCCAGCACAGTGCTACTGTGGGGGCTCTCAAGTCACGACCCTCCAAGAAGCCCTTGCCGGAGTTTGGTGCCGGTAAGCCATATCCTCCGCCCCTACCTTCAAAAGAAGAATATGTGGTCGAATTTTCGGGCCCGGACGATCCTCTGCATCCTCAAAACTGGTCCACCAAAAAGAA AATCGCGACAGCCGTGATGCTTGCATGGACAACATTCAACGCCACTTTCACCAGTAGTATCTATTCAACCGCGAATTCCGTCGTGTCTTCCAAGTTTGGCGTTTCAACCGAAGTGGGAACGCTAGCATTGTCCTTGTATGTCCTCGGGTTTGCTTGCGGTCCAACTCTGTTCTCTCCGTTGTCGGAATTGCAGGGCCGAAAACTGCCTATTCTCATTGGCATGTTTGGTTTTACCGTCTTCCAATTTGCAGTTGCTACTGCAGAGAACTTGCAGACCGTCATCATATGTCGCTTCTTCGGTGGCTTCTTTGGTTCATGTCCTATCGCCGTCGTGGCAGCTGTGTTCTCAGACATCTTTGACAATCGAAATCGAGGTCTTGCAATCACTGTCTTTACCATGACGGTGTTTACGGCACCTCTTTTTGCACCTTTTATTGGCGGATTCATTGTGGAAAGCTACTTGGGTTGGCGTTGGACTGAGTACCTCACCGGCATAATGGGTGCATCTGCTTTTGTTTTGGACCTGTTTTTCCTGGAAGAGACATATCCTCCAGTTGTCTTGGTCAAAAAGGCCTCAGATTTGCGCCGGCGCACTAAGAATTGGGGCATTCATGCCAAACAGGAAGAGATCGAGGTCGATTTGCTGGAACTTATCCAAAAGAACTTCAGCCGACCGGTTCGGATTTTATTTACGGAGCCTATTTTGCTACTTTTGAGTATTTACATGGCCTTCCTTTACGGTCTCCTTTACCTGTTCATGACGGCATATCCAATCGTGTTCCAGCAGATTCATGGATTCAACAAGGGCGTTGGTGGTCTGACTTATTTTGGTATGATCATTGGCGAGTTCCTCGGTGGATTCTTTATCATCCTACTCCAACCATGGTAtaacaagaagcttgattCCAACAATGGAATTCCCATTCCTGAATGGCGACTACCTCCCGCTATTCTTGGCGGTGTCTCCTTTTCAGGTGGCCTTTTTTGGTTCGGCTGGTCTGGATACAGGGCCGATATTCATTGGGCCATTCCTGCGGTGTCTGGTCTTCTCACCGGTTTTGGTCTGTTGTGTATCTTCCTACAGTGCATGAACTACATCATCGACGCATATCTCGTATT TGCGGCCTCCGCTTTAGCTGCTAACAGTATCCTGAGATCCACTGCTGGCGCGGGATTCCCTCTTTTTGCAACTTACATG TTCAACGGATTAGGAGTCAATTGGACTGGAACCCTCCTCGGCTGCGTCGCGGCCGTTCTAATGCCTATTCCTCTCTTATTCTACCTCTATGGCCACAAGATTCGGGCGAAGAGCACGTTCTCCACGGACTATATTGCGGCTGTTCAAGCTCACAATGATGAAGCAGCCGATTGA
- a CDS encoding uncharacterized protein (COG:S;~EggNog:ENOG410PMAD;~TransMembrane:1 (o79-99i)): MHHHHQHSARYSRIYPRRPDAVPRDRIPLLEVPEVPEVPASGPTLVPRAPVPVPVPSSGSSESSTSGEKPTSTTTTTTLPVVLGAVVPIVCAIVILVYLHRRNVRRLRNEDANDKHKSLDFGMDIVDPPYKGMPMQEAEKGARVNHTKGLSLDVGHPYLMPPGLHGSQDSFNIGGEDDRYRHAVSILAPDSASTRSHPRGPPSMLSNAAPSTNGRDNAQKSMLNDPSQAGLHFDFPPSKSPSPGPFDDHKRHSAASSSDGTAADIRKSNSHLASAIHRNSLPSDPFKHPDEAEISDDDSLHHHDVPVQEPAPVHLEQSPAVPTPRISLPVSDAGSDYSNHRKTAASIPAVNISGAEDTQEPSHDASPLNPPPIPEEPQSKNSGLDPRRDTRRMTFGLRPLPPEDPTDNPEQRANRIRSFYKEYFEDSKTGRETTYYEDFGPEFYGYPDDMAHDPSYDDYYGPPPAPFAEPVTRRAMTPPPRAPPPFQPGGRHMPSGSVSGFSGFSSGFGDPGPRAMSSASNRMPMPGPPRAPRRPAPPPAPLNILPTPHMLKDDAIMGAIDFAPGNTFKDQREGRAETPLGGRRPFSPMTRAATPLASAFDELSVMPSPHALRKSGAYSNLDFAPPPRFKTAETASDAGSIRSNGTGLSNAQLHNIRTGAYRVSRLPTSTVGTKDDMFSELRPKWEMRT; the protein is encoded by the exons atgcatcaccaccaccagcattCCGCGCGATATTCCCGTATCTACCCTCGTCGACCGGATGCCGTGCCGCGAGATCGCATCCCACTTCTAGAGGTGCCCGAGGTGCCCGAGGTACCCGCCAGTGGTCCGACCCTTGTACCAAGAGCACCTGTTCCCGTTCCTGTCCCATCTTCAGGGTCTTCTGAATCAAGTACCTCGGGTGAAAAGCCTACGAGTACGACGACTACTACAACATTACCCGTCGTCTTGGGAGCTGT TGTCCCTATCGTGTGTGCCATCGTCATCTTGGTCTACTTGCACCGGAGAAATGTGAGGAGACTCCGGAATGAAGATGCTAATGACAAACACAAGTCACTCGACTTCGGTATGGACATCGTCGATCCACCGTACAAGGGAATGCCAATGCAAGAAGCGGAGAAGGGTGCCCGGGTTAACCACACCAAGGGACTATCACTGGACGTCGGACATCCTTATCTGATGCCGCCCGGATTGCACGGCTCTCAAGACTCGTTCAATATTGGAGGAGAGGACGACAGGTACCGTCACGCAGTTTCCATTCTGGCACCAGACAGCGCATCGACCCGCTCGCATCCCCGTGGCCCTCCTTCGATGCTCAGCAATGCTGCCCCATCGACCAATGGCCGCGACAATGCCCAAAAATCGATGCTCAATGACCCGTCCCAGGCTGGCTTGCACTTCGACTTCCCGCCGTCCAAGAGTCCCAGCCCGGGACCCTTTGACGATCACAAACGGCACTCTGCGGCGAGCAGTAGTGACGGTACTGCAGCAGATATCAGGAAGAGCAACTCCCACCTGGCATCAGCGATCCACCGGAACAGTCTGCCCTCGGATCCGTTCAAACATCCGGACGAGGCAGAGATTTCTGACGATGATTCTTTGCACCACCATGATGTTCCCGTTCAAGAACCTGCACCCGTCCACCTTGAACAATCGCCTGCCGTCCCAACCCCGCGCATTTCCCTGCCGGTAAGTGATGCGGGTAGCGATTATAGCAATCACAGGAAGACCGCCGCGTCAATCCCAGCTGTGAACATCTCTGGAGCCGAGGATACCCAGGAACCAAGTCATGATGCAAGCCCCCTCAATCCGCCTCCCATTCCAGAAGAACCACAGTCAAAGAATTCTGGCCTGGACCCCCGCCGTGACACTCGGCGCATGACGTTCGGGCTGCGCCCCCTGCCTCCGGAGGACCCGACAGACAATCCAGAACAGCGTGCCAACCGAATCCGATCTTTCTACAAGGAATATTTTGAAGATAGCAAGACCGGGAGAGAGACCACATATTATGAAGATTTCGGGCCTGAATTCTATGGTTATCCTGATGACATGGCCCATGATCCCTCTTATGACGACTACTATGGCCCCCCACCCGCACCATTTGCTGAACCGGTGACTCGTCGTGCTATGACACCGCCGCCCCGTGCCCCTCCGCCCTTCCAGCCAGGTGGACGACATATGCCTTCGGGCTCCGTCAGTGGCTTCAGCGGCTTCAGTAGTGGCTTCGGAGACCCGGGCCCACGAGCGATGTCGTCGGCTTCTAACCGCATGCCTATGCCTGGTCCTCCCCGAGCACCTCGCAGGCCCGCACCACCTCCGGCGCCACTCAATATTCTCCCCACACCTCATATGCTGAAGGATGACGCGATCATGGGTGCCATCGACTTTGCACCAGGCAATACATTCAAGGACCAGAGAGAGGGTCGTGCCGAAACCCCGCTAGGCGGAAGACGACCCTTTAGTCCCATGACCCGAGCGGCCACGCCGTTAGCCTCTGCATTTGATGAGCTTTCGGTCATGCCTAGCCC ACATGCATTGCGTAAATCTGGCGCCTACTCAAACCTGGACTTTGCACCTCCGCCGCGATTCAAGACTGCGGAAACTGCCAGCGATGCAGGTAGCATCCGCAGTAACGGAACCGGCCTGTCCAATGCACAATTGCACAATATCCGGACTGGTGCATACCGGGTCAGTCGTCTGCCTACGAGTACAGTGGGAACCAAAGACGATATGTTCAGCGAACTTCGCCCAAAATGGGAAATGCGAACGTGA
- a CDS encoding uncharacterized protein (COG:S;~EggNog:ENOG410PPFS;~SECRETED:SignalP(1-17)), whose product MEHVSTLCALSTIGVAATGLAIGRVDQTSSPSTKFGRFRRKTLSLTDPPVAKTNAIDSPVSDVYLEASTLSGTTPAESPARPGPRDAEKSAALNGLQSTEENPTPRRKLPLFAGVRQHCRSQTLSSPTAPVAKKEPQTAHVRRSSSWLKRLSIVPSQIDSRVTSPSPLSPSFNRSASPALSRSQSQRRAPNKLVKRPALELSHNAHSSSGRSSLASPTFRRPATSYQRFEKSRHKPTHSLNFEPGSFTNAPPVQSPTANKAPELVNNEATVRPYLASTVDTVDRLPERLVCKLSTAPTPRDHRLRRIIAPGTVAAPVLVRATSIRNRRSPSEEIPASPITPATPATPASAPVQFRNPFQSVSGTSAERPETAYVPEEKADRPSVSFDDASTKRDAQNAAPIDAEQRARGGSLTYRKKRALSTPLPQLPKSEREVSASFLPNGPRNITDPAPAGIEGRQNFLPSSPVPRDFQSTMGSLQGRARRPSTSDSVARSALRSGSSPRQFDSNSIVTTARQRPRRHSVAASDPASTIFGSDDTRVFTSGDEDETDFLSDAAFDSIRTQITTSSKTASRRPRVDTIFDNAPTAGSPGLAKLEDLIPRGTFVPRSTVTDPFAPGIDKAPVPSSLSFVSQERTDTRGGESSRLSLLSDLSDDDDDDDDDRSMLAALPGEMSGPLFPPKQRVSRWPRHEYDLPGLDALDVFEDHNGARVSSNPYEFRNSSKETLESAPKINIFDWSEKPRSDREMSGSESRPRTVHGKQALECRGSRAPGRKAPTTLHLRSQSVPVSRDPSISSESRQNSGKFGTWGLGSKGVSEDWDDDFEFDDDDEEDDFFGEKIAEPRQNTTRHGMAVPKAIMDRQASLHGQFGHVQELTLLVEELKRLRHQASALDLVHGPSSELWKEADGIVNLATVDEDDNTPSPPRSPSSLTFSFGDSEEESTFLRRVSGESWPASISGVSISSNINNNNNHKNHNDNNNASRDRTCEESSSAKAKSVLDLIYQQRASAYNDADTPRPKKLPFDTQSLRDLVIRAGVVTRSLKEVIRKAEGVRTTPEKGMVPADPPFSRIFERSSNDEDHAFCGL is encoded by the exons ATGGAACATGTTTCTACT CTCTGTGCTCTCAGCACAATTGGTGTTGCTGCGACGGGCCTCGCTATCGGTCGCGTAGATCAAACatcctccccctccaccAAGTTTGGAAGATTCCGAAGAAAGACACTTTCTTTAACCGATCCGCCTGTCGCAAAGACAAACGCTATCGATTCACCCGTTTCCGATGTCTATCTGGAAGCTTCAACACTATCTGGAACAACACCCGCGGAATCGCCCGCACGCCCAGGACCGCGCGACGCGGAGAAATCTGCCGCGCTCAATGGCCTACAATCAACGGAAGAGAATCCTACACCGCGAAGAAAACTGCCCTTGTTTGCAGGTGTGAGACAACATTGTCGTAGCCAGACTCTCAGCAGCCCCACTGCGCCCGTCGCGAAAAAGGAACCGCAGACTGCCCATGTTCGTCggtcttcctcctggctcaAGCGCCTCTCAATCGTCCCAAGTCAGATTGATAGCCGCGTCACCAGTCCCAGTCCTCTTTCCCCCTCCTTCAATAGGTCTGCCAGTCCGGCGCTTTCCCGAAGCCAAAGTCAGCGCAGAGCGCCCAACAAATTGGTGAAACGACCTGCGTTGGAGCTGTCCCATAATGCACATTCGTCATCGGGCCGTTCGTCACTTGCCTCACCAACCTTCCGCAGGCCTGCCACAAGTTACCAGCGATTTGAGAAATCTCGACACAAGCCAACACACAGCTTAAACTTCGAGCCGGGTTCGTTTACAAATGCACCACCAGTGCAGTCACCTACAGCCAACAAGGCCCCGGAACTGGTGAACAACGAGGCTACTGTGCGGCCTTACCTGGCTTCTACTGTCGATACTGTCGACAGATTGCCGGAACGACTGGTTTGTAAACTTTCGACAGCTCCAACACCCAGGGATCATAGGCTCCGTCGAATTATTGCCCCTGGTACAGTTGCAGCTCCTGTACTCGTCCGGGCGACGTCAATAAGGAACAGACGAAGTCCGAGCGAGGAGATTCCCGCGAGTCCTATAACCCCGGCGACCCCTGCGACGCCCGCCTCAGCGCCGGTCCAATTCCGGAATCCTTTCCAGTCTGTCAGCGGCACTTCTGCAGAGCGGCCAGAGACAGCGTATGTACCAGAAGAGAAGGCAGATCGGCCCTCAGTCTCCTTTGACGATGCGAGTACCAAGAGAGATGCCCAGAATGCAGCCCCAATAGACGCTGAACAACGTGCTCGCGGTGGTTCCCTAACGTACCGCAAAAAGAGGGCACTTTCAACACCCCTGCCCCAATTGCCAAAATCGGAAAGAGAGGTTTCAGCGTCGTTCCTGCCCAATGGTCCGCGGAACATTACGGACCCTGCCCCGGCGGGAATCGAGGGGCGTCAAAACTTCCTCCCCTCGTCGCCTGTGCCTCGAGACTTTCAGTCTACAATGGGGTCTCTTCAGGGCAGAGCACGTCGCCCTTCAACGTCAGATTCGGTGGCTCGGTCTGCCTTGAGAAGTGGCAGCTCTCCTCGTCAGTTCGATTCGAATAGCATTGTTACTACAGCGCGCCAACGTCCGAGGCGACATTCGGTCGCAGCTTCCGATCCAGCTTCAACCATTTTCGGCTCCGATGACACTCGTGTGTTCACGTCgggtgatgaagatgaaactGACTTTCTTAGTGATGCAGCGTTCGATTCGATACGGACTCAGATAACCACAAGCAGCAAGACGGCATCCCGTCGTCCTCGGGTTGATACTATTTTCGACAATGCGCCAACAGCGGGGTCGCCCGGACTCGCGAAACTGGAAGATCTCATTCCTCGGGGTACCTTTGTTCCACGGTCGACCGTCACGGATCCATTTGCCCCCGGCATCGACAAGGCGCCTGTTCCCAGTTCGCTGTCGTTTGTCTCCCAAGAGAGAACAGATACCCGTGGCGGCGAGAGCAGCAGACTCTCTCTCCTGTCTGACTtgagcgatgatgatgatgatgatgatgacgaccgTAGCATGCTGGCCGCACTCCCTGGCGAAATGAGCGGACCACTTTTCCCGCCGAAACAGAGGGTCTCGCGGTGGCCCAGACACGAGTATGACTTGCCAGGACTCGATGCCCTTGACGTCTTCGAAGATCACAATGGTGCACGGGTGTCATCTAACCCGTACGAATTCCGTAATTCGAGCAAAGAGACTCTCGAATCCGCACCCAAAATAAACATCTTCGATTGGTCTGAAAAGCCCAGAAGTGACCGCGAGATGTCTGGATCCGAATCCCGCCCTCGGACGGTCCATGGAAAACAGGCGCTTGAATGTCGAGGGAGCCGTGCTCCTGGGCGAAAGGCACCGACCACTCTCCATCTTCGAAGCCAAAGTGTTCCGGTATCACGAGACCCGTCGATTTCCAGTGAATCACGTCAAAACTCTGGCAAATTCGGGACATGGGGCCTGGGCAGCAAAGGTGTCAGCGAAGACTGGGACGATGATTTTGAAtttgacgatgacgatgaggaagacgattTCTTCGGTGAGAAAATTGCGGAACCACGTCAGAATACGACACGCCACGGAATGGCCGTTCCCAAAGCCATCATGGACCGACAAGCCAGCCTCCATGGACAATTCGGTCACGTTCAAGAATTGACTTTGTTGGTTGAGGAGCTCAAACGCCTTCGACACCAAGCTAGTGCTCTAGATCTCGTTCATGGGCCGTCAAGTGAACTTTGGAAAGAGGCGGATGGTATCGTGAACCTGGCCACTGTCGATGAGGACGACAACACTCCGTctcctccgcgatcgccgtCATCACTCACTTTCAGTTTCGGCGACTCGGAAGAAGAATCTACCTTTCTGAGACGCGTGAGTGGCGAGTCATGGCCAGCCTCGATCTCGGGTGTGTCCATCTCCAGTAATATTAATAACAATAACAACCACAAGAACcataatgataataataacgCGTCTCGCGATCGGACATGCGAGGAATCATCTTCTGCAAAGGCAAAGTCCGTGCTCGATCTGATCTATCAGCAACGCGCCTCCGCATACAATGACGCCGATACTCCACGCCCCAAAAAGCTTCCCTTTGACACCCAGTCTCTTCGCGACCTTGTCATCCGTGCCGGTGTGGTCACCCGCTCTTTGAAAGAGGTGATTCGCAAGGCTGAGGGAGTTAGGACGACGCCAGAGAAGGGCATGGTTCCCGCAGACCCACCGTTCAGTCGGATCTTTGAGCGATCATCTAATGATGAGGATCATGCCTTTTGCGGACTTTGA
- a CDS encoding uncharacterized protein (COG:S;~EggNog:ENOG410PPZR;~TransMembrane:1 (o169-191i)) has translation MSSSAAAAQASSNNAAASPTESTTAEASTTPTSTSSSTETTPTETSTTSSESSTTSDAVTSSTPDASSTTPTTTSTTPTSTSETPTTTSTSSDQPTTSSTPDVVTTIVTQSSSSGNTAGPTTVIITSTEASPSQTAGSTADGSSSTSGGSAAIESSSNGDSGLSAGGTIAVAVVVPVVSVAIIVLAALWFWRKWKGKKAAEEERRKEVEEYGFNPNNDPTLPPVAAGGAYEPSNDNVSGYRGWGTTSAGRKASTNLSSGAGVGLAMSEASSAPGYHHATSPSDGTIQYSDGQGQPASGEDESIGVLGAAPVAANNRVSDIRRGPSNASSAYSAANRSEASDESHMSASHPTAPFYEDNPYYNEVHAPYGAYGDGPYGSPPQPVIRDVQARRNTRIENPAVFPRQGNAGIAQNF, from the exons ATGTCGTCCTCTG CGGCTGCGGCGCAGGCCTCTAGCAATAATGCTGCTGCTTCACCTACAGAGTCGACCACTGCAGAAGCCTCCACCACGCCTACAAGCACGTCGTCTTCCACCGAAACAACTCCTACAGAGACTTCGACGACATCATCCGAGTCTTCCACAACGTCAGACGCGGTGACGAGTAGTACTCCAGATGCTAGCAGTACTACTCCCACGACAACCTCTACTACACCCACTTCCACTTCCGAAACCCCGACTACGACATCGACGTCGTCCGACCAGCCAACAACATCATCGACGCCCGATGTAGTTACGACCATTGTCACTCAGAGTTCCTCCAGTGGGAACACGGCCGGTCCGACCACGGTCATTATCACCTCCACCGAAGCGTCCCCCTCGCAAACTGCTGGCAGCACGGCAGACGGTTCTTCTTCGACGTCGGGCGGCTCGGCGGCCATCGAGTCCTCAAGCAATGGTGATTCCGGCTTGTCTGCTGGTGGTACAATTGCGGTCGCCGTAGTGGTGCCCGTCGTATCGGTCGCAATCATCGTTCTGGCTGCCCTGTGGTTCTGGCGGAAGTGGAAAGGCAAGAAGGCCGCCGAGGAAGAGCGGCGTAAAGAGGTGGAGGAGTACGGATTTAACCCGAACAATGACCCCACGCTTCCGCCGGTCGCGGCAGGCGGTGCTTACGAGCCTAGCAATGACAACGTATCTGGATACCGTGGATGGGGAACTACCTCGGCCGGTCGAAAGGCGTCAACCAATTTGTCCAGTGGTGCCGGTGTTGGGTTGGCTATGTCCGAGGCCAGCAGTGCCCCAGGCTATCACCATGCCACCTCTCCGAGCGATGGCACCATTCAGTACTCTGACGGACAGGGCCAACCGGCATCCGGCGAGGACGAAAGCATCGGAGTTCTTGGTGCAGCCCCCGTCGCGGCCAACAACCGTGTGTCGGACATCCGTCGTGGGCCATCCAACGCATCTTCCGCCTATTCTGCCGCCAATCGGTCAGAAGCATCCGATGAGAGCCATATGTCAGCCTCTCATCCCACGGCACCGTTTTATGAGGATAACCCGTACTATAATGAAGTGCATGCGCCGTACGGGGCTTATGGGGATGGTCCTTATGGAAGCCCACCTCAGCCGGTGATTCGTGATGTCCAAGCTCGGCGCAACACGCGGATTGAAAACCCTGCCGTTTTCCCTCGACAAGGCAATGCGGGTATTGCACAGAATTTCTAA